CTCCAATTTAGCCATATAGGGTTCAAGCCCTATCAGGCGACCGTGCGTAATTTTAAGGAAATGAAAGTCACCCTGGAGGAGCAGGAATCGACTTTGGAGGAAGTGGTATTGACCGGATATCAGACGATCGAAAAAAAACTGTCCACCGGTTCTATTGTTACGCTAAAAGGAAAGGATGTCGCTGAGCCAAACGTACCCAACATTGCGTCGATGCTACAGGGTAAAGTACCGGGGCTGTCTGTCGAGACTTTGTCCGGAAGTCCGAATTCCATTCCCCGCATGCGGATGCGGGGAACCTCCACCCTGATCGGGAATGCCAATCCGATTTGGGTCGTGAATGGAATCGTCCGAGAAAATCCAACGGATATGAATCCCGATAATCCGATGGGGTTAAATCCTAACTTTTTCGATACATATCTTCGTTCGGGGACTACGCTTGCGAGTGCTGACCTGATGGGAAATTCGATCGGCGGGATCAATATTAATGATGTAGAGAGCATCAGCTTTTTAAAAGATGCCGCCGCAACAGCTTTATATGGTGTAAAGGCCGCCAATGGCGTGATCCTGATCACGACAAAAAAGGGAAAGGCCGGACCGAGTATTTTAAACTATACTACCTCATTGGGTTTTGTGCAGAAGCCCTCCTATAAACACCTCAATCTGATGAATTCCAAAGAACGTGTCCAGCTTTCCCGGGAGCTTATCAGTGAAGGGCTTCTATTTCAGGACATGCCGGTGGATTTAGGTTATGAAAGCGAATATTTAAACCTGATCAATGGCCGTATTACAGAGGATGTGTTCCATGATCGCGTACGGAAAATGGAAACCCTGAATACCGATTGGTTCGATCTCCTGTTTCGGAATAGCTTCAATCAGTCCCATACAGTTAATCTTTCCGGAGGTTCGGACAAGACTACCTTTTACTCCTCACTCAATTACAGAGATAATAAAGGAGCCGCCAAAAATGATACACGCAAATCCTTTGGGGGATCGATATCGCTTAATTCAAAGCTCAATGAAAAATTAACTATTGGTTTTGAATTAATGGGCGACTATGCGAAATCGGTCGGTTATAGTGCACAGGTCATAAACCCGATGACCTATGCATTAACGACGAGCAGAACAATACCATCAGATCTGTTTTATGAATCCAAGCTTCCTATTTTTGGTAATCAACCCTCATTTACGACAGCCCCATTACATTTCAACGCTTTAAATGAGATCGATCAGTCGGGCAATTTGACAAAAACCGTATTCTTGAACAGTGCGTTAAATTTGGGGTATAAAATCTCTGATGATTTACATTTGAGTTCGATATTGAGCGGGAATTTTAGCACGCAAAACTCCGAGCAGTATTCCACCGAGCGTACTTTTGATGTGGCGAAGGTAAGAGGTTACGATTATGGATCGGTTGTGCCCGGAGGACTGGAAGAGACATATTCACCTTTACCTTTTGGAGGTATTTTGGATCATCGAAATTCAAATTTGTATGGTTATTCATGGCGCAATACATTGGCTTATAAACGTAAGCTCTTTAATGACCGTGATCAACTGGATATTACCTTGGGCCAGGAGCTGAATAGTACCAAGCGGGAAGGGTATAACCAATACCAATATGGTTACCTCAAAGATCGTGGTGAAGGTTTTGCACAACTTCCAATTTATTATCCCTGGATGATCCAACGCAGGGAAAATAAAATCGATAATTTTCTTTCCGGATTCATCGCCGCTAGTTATGCCTATAAGGAGAAGTATGTTGTAAGTGGTAGCTTGCGTACAGATGCGTCAAACCGCTTTGGCCAATACACCAACAGTAGGTTTTTGCCAGCCTGGAGTGTATCGGGGCGGTGGAATGTCTCGGATGAACCTTGGTTACAAAACAGTAAAATAATAGACAATTTAAGTTTAAGTGCATCCTATGGCTGGCGGGGAAATGCAGTGACAAGTGTTGGTCCGGACCTGATTCTGCAAATATCCGATTTAGGAGGACCATTGAGCCTTATCGCAAATGAATATCAGTTGAGCATGCGATCATTGGCCTATCCGAATTTGCGCTGGGAACGGTCAGTAGACAATAATGTTGCCATTAATTTTGGCCTATTTCGTTCATTAATTAATATTGATGCTCAATTCTATGCCAGAAAGACCCACGATGCAATTATAGACTTAAATGTACCCTTTGAATATGGTGTTTCGTCCATGTATATCAATGGTGGGACGCTTACAAACAAAGGAATGGATCTAAGTGTCTCCCTGAAGTTGATACGTAAACAAGATTGGACCTGGACAATTTCCGGAAATACCTCCAAAAATAGGAATAACCTGACAAAAGGAAGTGATATCGCCGCTTATTCCCTTACAGACCACTTAAATGGCCAGGCTAGGCTTGCCGGTCAGCCGCTCGGGACTTTTTATGTCTTCGATTTTAAAGGACTAGATCCCGGGAATGGAACACCCCGGTATAAGGTGGTTGATGATGTTGAGGATCCGACAAAACTTGGCATGTACGACTATCTGATCAAAGCCGGAACAAAGAATTATCCGTTGACCGGTGGGCTAGGTACAACCATCAGGTATCGCAATTTGTCGCTATCCATGAGTTTTACATTTGGTCTGGGCGCACATAAACTCCGGAATCCATTGTTTAATGGTCAGGATTTTCAATATGCACCTAAACCAGATCAAAATGTGCAAAGGTGGCTATTGGATCGCTGGCGGAAACCTGGCGATGAATTGCACACGAATATCCCGCGTTTTGCCGATCGGCTGGGCGATCAGCGGATAGATGTCGGTGGCCGTATACTGAGTCGCTATATGATATATGATTATTCAACGGTACAATTGTCAAAGGCTGATTATCTTAAATGTCGGAGGCTTCAGCTTAATTATGCTTTACCGCATTCAGTGTTACAGCCGATGCATCTATCACAAGCTTCGGTGACTTTTAGTATGAGCAATGTCTTTACAATAGCCAGCAAGGAATGGAAGGGACAGGATCCCGAAATACTGGGTGTGGGTAGCAGCGCGTTGCCCCAATTGCCTACCTATGATTTAAGTATTAACGTTTCATTTTAAAAATTAAGTCATGAAACATACTATAATATTATTTGCTGTCGGCTTATCTATGCTGGCAAGCTCATGTTCGAAGTTTTTGGAGGAATCCACACAATCCGAGCTGATACCACGTTCCGCCGAAACGCTCAATGAATATCTTCTGGGAGATGCCTACCCGAATATGTTTGAAATAAATCCTTTGGAGATGTACATGAATGATGATATCGAGATGATCGCCTTTGTCACGACGACAGCGACCCATCGGATATATTCTTGGCAACCGGATATGGTTGAGTCAGGGGTGGGAGCTGGCGCCAATCAATCCTCTTGGAAAACTATCTATGCCGCTATTCAAGCCTGTAATACCACCCTGGATTACTTGCCGAAAGTGACGGGAACGGAGGCTTTCAAGAGTTATGTTGCCGGACAGGCAAAGCTCTTACGTGCCTTCTATTATTTTAACCTGGTCAATATCTATGGGCTGCCCTATAACGACAAACTAAGTGATCCCAAAACCAATTTAGGCGTCCCGTTATTGTTGTCGGGCGGTGTCGAGACCACCTTGAAGACACGCAATACCGTCGCTGAGATATACAGCCAGATCGAAAAGGACCTGAACGAAGGGACTGCACTTATTGATCAAAGTAAACAAGCACATAGCAAATATCGATTTGGTAGTGCCGCTGCGCATTTATTGGCCTCCCGTGTGTATCTCTATATGGAAAAATGGGACGAGGTGATCAAGCATACCGACCCCTTGCTGAATGGGCCTTATCAGCTGATGGACCTGCGCACTTGGGGACAAGTGAATCCACTGGAAAAACCTGTTATCAGCGCGAGTAACCCCGAAACAATCTGGGCATTTGGACTTAGAGGAGACGTGATCATGCAGGATACAGCCGCTTATCGCATGCCTATGGAGTTAAGAAACAGTTATAGCGAAGGCGACCTTCGCCATGGTGTCTATTGGGCTAATGGTGTAACCAAAAAATTGCACATTGGCGATTTTGGGTTGAAAAGTGCACAGGCCTTTCGTCTTTCAGAGGCTTATCTTAATCGGGCAGAAGCGTTGGCTCAATTGTATAAACAAGGAAACGCAGATGCGGGACAAAAATGTGTCAACTTGATCAATGGCTTGCGTGAAAAGAGGTTTCAGACCGATAGATATACGCCCTGGAAATTAGAACATATTGCTAACGATATTTTGCAATATATACGAGACGAACGGCGTAGAGAGCTCTACAGTGAAGGGGGGCGATGGTTTGATTTACGCCGTTATGGAATGCCCCGTATTCAGCATACATTTTTCACCTCGACGGCACAAAATGAAAATTACATCTTAGAGGAGCGAGATCCGAGTTATGTTCAGCCTATACCGCTACGGGTCATTGATTTGAATCCCAAGATAATTCAAAATCCATTATCCCCAATTCGTCAACCTAAAAATTAATTGTCATGCGAAACAAAATTAGATTACTTTTCGTCAGTCTTCTGGTTGTAATGATATTAGGATCCTGCAAGAAAGAGCTGCTGAAAGCTGATGATTCCCAGCCAATGTATATCTTGCCACAAGGTGATCATGCTTTTGACCAATATATTGTCGATTTTCATCAGAAATATGGAACCTACATTTTATATAAATTTAATGACGCCGATTTCCGCTGGGACTTTACCCGAAATATTCCTTTTGTGGGTACAGCAGGGGATCCAGAACGTGTAGCCGCCAGCTTAACATTTCTGAAAGATGAGTTCTTTGGTTTCTATGCCGAGGATCTTTTCAAAAAAATGGTTCCCTATAAAATTATGCTATGCAAGAAAATCACTCCTTTGGAACCTTCCTCCGAGGTACCGTTAGCGGGATTGGCAGATGCAGTCTGGTCGCAGAGCCACATTGCATTTGGACATGTTGACAAGCGATGGGATGACTTTTCAGAACAACAGAAAAAACAGGCCAAAGGAGCGATTCACGGTGCCTTCTGGGCTGCCGCTGCTGCAGGAAATAAAATCCAAATTGCGCCCGATTTTATCGAGGGCATCCCTTACAGCTACTTGCACGAAAACAATTATAAAATGTATGGGGTTTTTGCGGTTCCAACTAACCAATATAAAGACTTATATGAGTATATATCTCGTATCACAAGCCATACCAAAGCCGAATTAGAAGAGAAATTTTTCACCCCCAAATTCGACCCCACGGGCGTATATCAAAGAAAGTACAATGATTTGATTTCCTTCTACAAAATCAACTATAAAATCGATCTGCAAGCCATTGGAGATGCCAAGCTGCATGAATTACTAAAGAAAAACAACTGAACATGAGTATTTTAAAAGTGAGCCATTTATCACATAAATATGCTTTGAACTGGGCCATACGTGATATCAATATAGAAGTCAACCAAACTGGGATCGTCGGACTGCTGGGATCAAATGGTGCCGGCAAGTCGACGACCATGAACATTATCTGCGGAGCACTGAACCAGACCGAAGGAACAGTGCTGATCAATGGGATCGACCTGCGGGAAGAGCCACTCCGTGCCAAACAGCAGATCGGGTTTCTGCCGCAGATCCTGCCTTTGTATACTGATCTGACCGTAGATGAATACCTGCGTTATACCGCCGAATTGCGTTTAATGAAATCCAGCGAGATTACTGCGGCCGTTGGAGAGGTGAAAGAAAAATGCCAGATCAGTCATTTTAGCAACCGTCTGATCAAAAATCTTTCCGGAGGGTACAAACAGCGTGTCGGCATCGCGCAATCCATTATCCACAAACCCAGCCTGGTCGTGATGGATGAGCCAACAAACGGGCTGGATCCCAATCAATTGATCGAAGTACGTAAGTTGATCCGCGAAATTGCGCAAGACCGCACGGTATTGCTTTCCTCACACGTGATGAGTGAGATTCATGTCCTGTGCCGGGATGTTATCATGATTGAAGGCGGGCGGGTTATTTTTTCGGATACCATGGATGCCTTTAATAATTACCTGCAGCCACAGAGCCTGTTGATCCACTTGGAGAACCCGCCAGTATCTGGCGCACTACAAGCCGTTGATGGGGTGACCAAAATAGACTTCCTGAGCGAAAAACAGGTACGCGTTTTCTTTGACCAGGGCGAGGATATCGCCGAACGCCTCGTTGCTGCAAGTGTGGAACAGGGCTGGCGACTGAGGGAGATCAGCATGGAAAAAGGTGTACTGGAGGATGTGTTTAAGCAGCTCTCGAGCCAAGCAAATTAATTGGGAAAATTTAATACACAATAATTGCCTGTTAATTGAAATACCCCTTGGTTGAAAAGCACAGCCATGACGTGAAAATAAGCCGGGTATTCCATATGGCCTTTAAAATATATCGCTATGAAACTTATATGCAAGATTGCGCAAAATGAAATCCGTAATCTTTTTTACTCGCCCGTCGCCTGGTTCTTAGGAATCGCTTTTTGGGTCCTCTGTGCTTTTACCTTTACGGATAGCCTGGTTCGGATGGTCAATATTCAGGAAGTCAGCATTGAAAATAATCCTGCTTTCGAAGGTTTTCTGTGGGCTTCCCTGACCAATATCATTTTAATTCAGGGGGCGCTCTTTTCGACCGTGATCAGCAATCTCTATTTCTTTCTGCCCCTGTTGACGATGGGACTCATTAGCCGAGAGTTAAATAACGGAACGATCAAGCTGCTCCACTCCTCTCCTGTCAAGCCCATACACATTGTGCTCGGTAAATACCTGGCAATCGTATTTTATTGTGTTTGCCTGTTGGGGATCCTGAGCATCTTTTTGGTCATCAGCTTATTCACCATCATGAACGTCGATGGCGGTATTGTGCTCTCAGCGTTATTGGCTTTATTTCTATTAATCTGTACCTACGCCGCAATAGGCATCTTTATGAGCTGCCTCAGTACGTATCAGATTGTTTCGGGTGTAGCGACATTCCTACTGATCTTTGCCTTATCCGCCATTGGACAACTCTGGCAGGAATATGATTTTGTGCGCGAGCTGACCTATTTCCTATCCATAGGTGGCCGCACGGAGCGTATGCTAAAAGGCCTCATTACCACGAGCGACATCATTTACTTTCTATTGATCATTATGATGTTTGTGTCATTTACCTATTTTAAGGTCAGAGGCGCAACCGAATCAAAACCCTGGGCAAAAGCCTCGTCGCGGTATGCCCTTGTGGTTGTGATCGTTCTCGCATTTGGATATATCTCATCCAGACCTGCTTGCATCGTTTATTGGGACGTGACAAGAAATGATGTGAATACCATCCACCCCAAGGTACAGGATATCCTCCATAAATTTGATAAAAGCTCTCCCTTAAAGGTCACCTTATATGTCAATTTGCTGGACAATAGTATCGGTAGAGGCGGAACACCGGATCAAAGAAAAGGCTACGAAATGAACCTCTGGGAAGGCTATGTCCGATTTAAACCCGATATGCAATTCGATTATGTCTATTACTACGATGTGATGCCCGGTGATAGCAGCCTGTATAAACAGTATCCTAACAAATCGCTCAAACAGATTGCCGAAATCGTAGGGAAAATAATCCGTGTCAATCCCGACCGGTTTATTTCACCGGAGGAAATCCGTAAACGCATCGATCTGACGGCTGAAAATAAGCGTGTTGTGATGCACCTGGAATACAAAGATAAGAAGACCTTCCTGCGGACCTATGATGACGGCATGTTTTGGCCAGATCAGATGAATATGGCTGCTGCTTTCAAGCGCTTGTTGCAAGACGACCTCCCTAAGGTACTTTTTACCAGCGGCAATCTCGAACGCAGTATCTATAAGACCGGAGAGCGGGAGTACAACTACCTTTCACGGGATATCAGCAATCGAAAGGCTTTGATCAATATGGGCTTTGACAGTGACACCATCGATCTGGATCGTCAAGACATCCCCAAGGGCATCGCGGCCTTGGTCATAGCAGACCCAAAAACAAGCTTGAGTACATTAAAACAACAGAAAATACGTACATACATCAATAATGGTGGACATACCATGTTGATCGGGGAGCCGGGAAAACAGGACCTAATGAATCCTTTGCTTAACGATCTGGGTGTCCAGTTTAGTCCGGGGACACTTGTTGAAGTGACGCCGAATGAAACTCCCGATATGATACGCCCAATGATTACAAAAGAAGGATTTAGCCTGAGCGATCAATATCAGATCGAGCGGGAGCGCTTGCGGATCGGCAAGCCGGTAGGCCAAGGTTCCATTGCAATGCCCGGAATGGTGGAAGTGTCCCTGACAGGGAAAACAGACTTCAAGCCGTTGCAGATTTTGACAACGGACCCGCAGCGCAAAGCATACAATACAATAAATAAGCTGATTGTTGACTCGGTCCCGCCTGTATTTACGCCGGCCCGCGGTGATACACAAAAGGAAAGTTACACAGCCATGCTTGGTCTGTCACGCAAAAAAGGTGATACTGAGCAGCGTATCCTTATCACCGGAGATGGAGATTTTCTATCCAAATTAAGGCAAGGTGGAGGCATGTTTTCATTGGCCATGTTCAGCTGGCTGGACAATAACCGCCTACCGGTATATGTCGTCCCACCCGAGCCAATAGATATATTCTTCACGATATCAAATGCAACAGCGATCACTATCCGTGTTGTGACGTTATATATTATGCCAGCACTGTTATTGCTCACGGGTATTGTGATATTAATTAGACGTAAACGTAAATAAACGGAGATTATGCTACTAGAAACAGATGTACAGACCCTAGAAGATCTACGGATCTTTGGAAAAAGGGACCAGTCAGGAATTTTCGAAATCTACAATAAAACACGTACGCGCGGAGGTGAAAATCTCCTGCGCGACCTGTTTCGCCAGCCATCAGCAGATCAGAAAACGATAGCCGATCGCGTGGCCATTTTCACCTATTTCTCCCAACAGCAGGTCGCCTTTCCTTTTGATCCGGCGATGTTTGATTTAACGGAAAAATATATTCGAAATCGCTCGGTATCCACAAGGGCCAGCAGCCAGGGCTTGGGCGAGCGCGACATCCAGAATGGTGTGTCGGCCATTATCCAGTTCTTGAACGGGCTGCGAAACTTTATGGAGACCGAAGCAATGGTCAAAGCAACAGTTTACGCTACGCAGCGGAGTGCTATCTGTGCGATTCTGAATGAGGCAGTATTTGCGCCTGTATTTAGAGAGCATGCCGGTGGCAAAGTAGCTTTCTCAGCGATAGCGGCTTATGATCTGCTTTTTCGAACTAAGATATATGCACAGATTGAATCTTTGTTAAATCAGGTTTATTTACTGGATGTGTATCTAGCGATTGCAGGCATCGCCAGGGAGCGCAATTTCACACTCCCCTCTGTACACGCGAAGGGAACCCGGATACTGAAAATTGAGGGGCTCTATCATCCGGAGCTGAAGCAGCCCGTAGCCAACGATGTGACGATGACGGGTACGATGAGCCTGACCCTATTGACAGGTGCGAATATGGCTGGCAAAAGTACTTTTCTAAGATCCATTGGAACGGCAGTATATCTCGCACATATGGGGTTTCCAATTGCTGCAAAAGCCATTGATATTTCGGTCATGGACGGATTATATACTACGATCAACTTACCGGACAACTTGGGTATCGGTGCAAGTCATTTCTACGCAGAGGTACTGCGGGTCAAGAAAATAGCAGCTGAACTGGGCAAAGGCAGATCGCTATTCGTCATTTTTGACGAGCTGTTTCGCGGCACCAATGTCAAAGACGCACATGAAGCGACAGTAGAAGTTGCCAGGGCATTTGCCCGAAAAGATACAAGCCGATTTATTATTTCGTCACATATTGTGGAGGCAGCCGAGCAATTGAGCCAAGTGAACGGAGTCAATTTTTGGTACCTGCCCACACGGATGGAGGGGACTAAGCCGGTCTATACCTATACCCTGGAGCCCGGGGTCACCAACGATCGGCATGGGATGCTCATTATTCAAAATGAAGGTATCCTGGATATCCTAAAAAACGGAAAGAAGAAATTGGGAACGCCCAAATTGGAAAAAACGATATAACGAGAACGATGAATAAATTTAAAATAGATAAACAAACCCTCGACGAACTTAATCTGTTGGGAAAATTTAGATCGGGCACCATCTACAATTTATTTAATCAGGTACAGACCAGAGGTGGTGAGCAACTGCTGGATGAGATGTTTCACAACCCACTGACCGATAGGCAGGCGATCAATGACCGAAGTGCTGTATTCCAATTTTTTCAGCAGCAGGATGTTGTATTTGACTTAGACCGCCAATCGATGGCAACTATACAGGAGTATCTGGACACCAGTTCTTTTGGAAGCAAAACATTGGTCTATGGGGCGGCTGTATTACACAAACTATTGGCCGGCCTGACCCGTGACGATCGGTATAAGAAGAATGTGCAGGGACTCCAGGCTGTCATTCAGCTACTGAATACCATAAAAGCAATAATGCTCGAGCTCAAAGGAGCGCTCGGTCCCTTTAAAGAAAGATTCCAAGAGGTCGAGGCATTATTGGCCAACCCCTATCTGGCCAAATTGGCTCAGATGGACATTTATCAGGCCTTACCCCTGGGTGTATTGGCTTTTTACGAACATCTGCTCAAAGGTAAGTTATTGACTAGTTTGGAGTCGCTGCTGCTATTTGTGTATGAAGTGGATGTCTACCAGTCCGTCGCAAAAACTGCGGAAGCCCATCATTTCACTTATGCCAAAGCACTGCCGGAAACGGAAAATAGCCTGCGTTGCGAAAATCTGAAACACCCCTGTATTCCCGGCGCCATAGGAAATGATCTGTTCTTGCATGAGTCGAGCAATGTCCTGTTTCTTACCGGAGCGAATATGGCCGGAAAATCTACCTGGATGAAATCATTGGGAATAGGACTCTACCTGGCACACATGGGATTTCCGGTGGCTGCGGACAGCCTAGAATTTTCAGTGCGCGAGGGCTTGTATTCGTCGATCAATGTAGCCGACAATATCGGACTTGGTTACAGCCATTTTTACGCCGAAGTAATCCGTGTTAAAGAGGCGGCCTTAGCGGCTGCAAGCGGAGCCCGGCTCCTACTGATCTTTGATGAACTATTTAAGGGGACAAACGTGAAGGATGCTTATGATGGTACGCTGGCCGTGACAAGCGAGTTTGCCGAGTATGAAGCTTGCCTGTTTGTGGTGTCCACACATATCATCGAAGTGGGTGAAGAACTCCAGTCTGTAGAAAATATACAATTTCGTTATATGCCAACCGTGCTGGAAAATAATATCCCACGTTATACTTACCGTCTGGAGGAGGGTATTACAGCGGATCGGCAGGGTATGATGATCATCCGGAATGAGCGCATTTTGGAGATGATGGAAACTTAAAATGGGGTATTAGGTAGGTCAGCAGAGCGGATACAAAAAAGATATAATTGATCATTCTGATTTTAATTTAATTTCTATGAATACTTCGTATATTGGTATGGTTAAACCTATGGAAATTATGTATAATTCTTTAGAAGAGAAGGAGAATCAGCATGCTTCCGAAGTCCCTATAATGCTTTCGGAGCAGCTATTGAACAAGTTTTTTGATGAACATTATTCTTTTCTTTGCCAAGTTGCCATGCATGTTGTTGACGACGTTGAGGCGGCCAAGGATATTGTGCAGAATTTCTTTTTATATTGTTGGGAAAAAAAATCCCGTTTGAAAATTCAGGGCAATTTGAAATCCTATGCCTATCGTTCGGTGCGCAACTCATCATTAAATTATTTGAAACGCTTGACAAAGGTAAACTACGATAGTGAATATATCTTTACTGAAGCAGTAAAGATACCCTTGGATTCAGAAAAAGAACGGCATGCCATTGAAGATAAACGCGACAAGATGCTATGGGATACCATTGCACAAATGCCCGATAAACGGAAAGAGATCTTTTTATTAAGCCAAAGGGAGGGCTTGACTTACGTTCAGATCGCTAAGAACCTGGATATTTCAGTGAATACGGTGAAAACACATATTAAACTGGCCTATGTTTTTCTTCGATCAGAATGTAAGTGGTTGGTGGTTGTTATTGGTTGGTTGTTAATCTAAATAGAGAAGATATGAAAGATGATCATATTGATTGGGACAAGTTGTTGGCACAGCTTAACGCCAAGGAGCATCAAAATATGGATGAGTTATCCAAGGAGGAAGTGGACATGCTTTTATTCTCTGAAGAGGTCCGCTTTAAATTGAGAAAAAAACAAGCTAATGAGCAATTTCCTGTACACGAGGGAAAACTTGAATTTTCCCGGCGAAAAAAACGGCACAGGCTTTTGCAATTTTTGCCCTATGCTGCGGCGCTGCTGATTTGCCTGGGAGCAGGCATATGGATGCTAAACCGCAATATGGCACCTGTCGATAACGCAAAGGAATCAGTATGGGCGGGCAATCCGTCCAAAAAAATTACATTGCAAAGAGCTGATGGCGAGAAAATAGCGATTGATACACAACATCAGCAGCTGGATGAAAATGGAAACACTGTCCTGATCAACAACGGCGAAATAAGCTACCTGGGGCAAAAATCTGATCAAAGATCGACAACTACGCTTGCATTAAACCGACTGGATGTACCCTACGGCCTTCAGACGAAAGTAGAACTGGCCGATGGGACAAAAGTCTGGGTAAATTCGGGGACTTCATTTAGCTATCCGATTGCTTTCTCTGCGGATAAAAGGGAGGTATATGTGCAGGGTGAAGCCTATTTTGACGTGGCGCATGATCCCAACAAACCCTTTGTGGTCCATTGCGGTAAGGTGGGCGTTAAAGTCCTGGGCACGGCTTTTGGCGTCAATACATTTGGTAATACCGTAGTGACCGCATTGGTGCGGGGGAAAGTGGAGCTACAGGTCAATGGTCAATCGCAACAGCTCATACCCGGTAATGTTGGAAAATATAACAATGACTCCAATAAGCTCTATCTATCCGATGACCCTGTCCGTGATTGGGTAGCCTGGAAGGATCATGTGCTCTATTTTGATGACATGACGCTGGGCGAGATTGCTGAGAGGTTGACAAGACTGTACGATTATCGCTTTGTATTTGATGATCCGGCACTGAAGGAACTACGATTTACCATCGATATCGAGCAGACTACAGCCATACAGACGGTATTGAAATACCTACAGGCGAGTGTGCAAAACGTTGATTTTAAAGTGGTCGG
The window above is part of the Sphingobacterium sp. ML3W genome. Proteins encoded here:
- a CDS encoding SusC/RagA family TonB-linked outer membrane protein, which translates into the protein MKKNRFLRFVLTTAVWVSLGGTVAFSQSLNNKTVTLSIKQAKLGKILKSIQEKSATQIVYNGQLVDKVAAQTVVAKNEKLTDLLDRILRGTGLGYTIENNVIIIQPVRPSTGGVTLSISTTLIQFAAAQGKVQLANGQPKPLVTIVNKETGTHTLSDANGNFIINAKEGDHLQFSHIGFKPYQATVRNFKEMKVTLEEQESTLEEVVLTGYQTIEKKLSTGSIVTLKGKDVAEPNVPNIASMLQGKVPGLSVETLSGSPNSIPRMRMRGTSTLIGNANPIWVVNGIVRENPTDMNPDNPMGLNPNFFDTYLRSGTTLASADLMGNSIGGININDVESISFLKDAAATALYGVKAANGVILITTKKGKAGPSILNYTTSLGFVQKPSYKHLNLMNSKERVQLSRELISEGLLFQDMPVDLGYESEYLNLINGRITEDVFHDRVRKMETLNTDWFDLLFRNSFNQSHTVNLSGGSDKTTFYSSLNYRDNKGAAKNDTRKSFGGSISLNSKLNEKLTIGFELMGDYAKSVGYSAQVINPMTYALTTSRTIPSDLFYESKLPIFGNQPSFTTAPLHFNALNEIDQSGNLTKTVFLNSALNLGYKISDDLHLSSILSGNFSTQNSEQYSTERTFDVAKVRGYDYGSVVPGGLEETYSPLPFGGILDHRNSNLYGYSWRNTLAYKRKLFNDRDQLDITLGQELNSTKREGYNQYQYGYLKDRGEGFAQLPIYYPWMIQRRENKIDNFLSGFIAASYAYKEKYVVSGSLRTDASNRFGQYTNSRFLPAWSVSGRWNVSDEPWLQNSKIIDNLSLSASYGWRGNAVTSVGPDLILQISDLGGPLSLIANEYQLSMRSLAYPNLRWERSVDNNVAINFGLFRSLINIDAQFYARKTHDAIIDLNVPFEYGVSSMYINGGTLTNKGMDLSVSLKLIRKQDWTWTISGNTSKNRNNLTKGSDIAAYSLTDHLNGQARLAGQPLGTFYVFDFKGLDPGNGTPRYKVVDDVEDPTKLGMYDYLIKAGTKNYPLTGGLGTTIRYRNLSLSMSFTFGLGAHKLRNPLFNGQDFQYAPKPDQNVQRWLLDRWRKPGDELHTNIPRFADRLGDQRIDVGGRILSRYMIYDYSTVQLSKADYLKCRRLQLNYALPHSVLQPMHLSQASVTFSMSNVFTIASKEWKGQDPEILGVGSSALPQLPTYDLSINVSF
- a CDS encoding RagB/SusD family nutrient uptake outer membrane protein — encoded protein: MKHTIILFAVGLSMLASSCSKFLEESTQSELIPRSAETLNEYLLGDAYPNMFEINPLEMYMNDDIEMIAFVTTTATHRIYSWQPDMVESGVGAGANQSSWKTIYAAIQACNTTLDYLPKVTGTEAFKSYVAGQAKLLRAFYYFNLVNIYGLPYNDKLSDPKTNLGVPLLLSGGVETTLKTRNTVAEIYSQIEKDLNEGTALIDQSKQAHSKYRFGSAAAHLLASRVYLYMEKWDEVIKHTDPLLNGPYQLMDLRTWGQVNPLEKPVISASNPETIWAFGLRGDVIMQDTAAYRMPMELRNSYSEGDLRHGVYWANGVTKKLHIGDFGLKSAQAFRLSEAYLNRAEALAQLYKQGNADAGQKCVNLINGLREKRFQTDRYTPWKLEHIANDILQYIRDERRRELYSEGGRWFDLRRYGMPRIQHTFFTSTAQNENYILEERDPSYVQPIPLRVIDLNPKIIQNPLSPIRQPKN
- a CDS encoding ABC transporter ATP-binding protein is translated as MSILKVSHLSHKYALNWAIRDINIEVNQTGIVGLLGSNGAGKSTTMNIICGALNQTEGTVLINGIDLREEPLRAKQQIGFLPQILPLYTDLTVDEYLRYTAELRLMKSSEITAAVGEVKEKCQISHFSNRLIKNLSGGYKQRVGIAQSIIHKPSLVVMDEPTNGLDPNQLIEVRKLIREIAQDRTVLLSSHVMSEIHVLCRDVIMIEGGRVIFSDTMDAFNNYLQPQSLLIHLENPPVSGALQAVDGVTKIDFLSEKQVRVFFDQGEDIAERLVAASVEQGWRLREISMEKGVLEDVFKQLSSQAN